AAGCCTTCAAGCTCAGAAAAGCACAGCGTAGGCGCTATGCGTCACTTATGTTGTACCTTAGTGTAGGCAAGGTACTAAGGCATGCACGTCATTGCCCATAAATTATCTTGAATAGAATGGTACTAAAAATGAAATATGATTGGCTAAAAAATATGTTAATTGCTaaagaaaattatgaatgaagttgttATTTTTTTCTTGCATGTTGCGCCTTTTTAAACTATAGCCCACACTTTAATTGTGCTTTGGCTTAAAGCTCCAGTGGACCTGGAGCGCATTTTAAGGCTTTTCGCTTTTGACAACACTGGTGTAGAAGTACgtctctattattattttgggtacatCTCAGTGCAACTGAAAGGTGCTCTTGATCAGTTTCTGCATTGTCAGGGATCTTTCATTCATACAAAACGGAGAATTATTTTAACTAATGGCAAATTCTAGTTAAAATGTCGACAAGGGGCAAATTGCAATGCTATCTAGTCGATAAAGTCTCCTGCTTTATTGATAAGGGTAATTaggttttgctgcattttcttttcttttggtttgtCTGGGGGAGAGGGACGGAGGAGGTCATATTGGTTATTAGAAGTTGGTGTCTTTGCACTCAGCTGTTGAGTGTCTCTGGCTGCTGTCAGTTATGCTGCATCAACGAGTGCTACCAATTAACGGAAATTATAGGTTTCAATATTGCTACTATTTGAGGATTCAAATAGCCAACCCCAATTTGCTTGGAATTGAGACGTAGTTGTTGTTATTGATGTTCTTTAGGAAATTCATAGGGTTACCCCAAAATAATACCGTGACCATCAGTTGTTGACCCTTTTACTCTAGTAAATGGAGCAAAACTCTATGTGAAAAGGTTGGACCTTCCTcctttctttttgtcctttttcccTAACCGCCATAAGTAGTTGGGCCTTTCACAACGCGTAATGAAATTGGGATTACGTCTTCCTTGAACTGTAATAGCTACTAATTTTTGAAGTTTGTTTTCCAGTATCAAATTCAATTTATTCATAAAGAAGTTAATGAAATCTTTCTTTACATGATCAACTGCAGATTGATGAACTTGTTCAAGTGCAGTGATCATCAGCATAACGCTCAATCTCTTTTTACATTACTTAGATTTAGGGGTTTTACTTATGGTCAACTTTACCTGACATGTAAGCATTTTTAATAATGACACGGCATACagatatttatatatttatcacAGTAACTCTTACATAAGCTCCATCTTGTATTCTCAAGTTGCTTTACACTCAAAAGAGCATATTTACATCTTGCTTTACATCTTGTTCGAGCTGTTACAGATACTTATTTCTTTGAAGTTTTTTCCGTGAATCATAATCGATTTTTTCACAAAGAAGTTAATGACATCTTTCTTCACTTGATCAACTGCAGATTGATGAAGTTGTTCAAGTGCTCAAACTAGGCGGCAAGAAGAATGGAAGGGAAATTGAATCTTTCGCGCATGTCTTGTGTGAAATGCAAGCTTCTCTGAAGGTTTTCTTGCTATGTCATATTCTCTTATCCACATTATCAAAAAAAAAGTCATATTCTCTTATCCTTCGTTAAAGTCTTTTGATACATCGTATTTTACATATATTTCTGTCGACAAATGCAGCCATGGGTTCCTAAATTCCAGAAAACCCTTTCCGATCTATCCACAAGGCCTGAATATGAACACTCACGACCTAGTGAGGCAATTCCTCTGGTGGCTGATAATATAAACAATGCTGTTGATAGTTTTGATGATGTTGAAAGCCCTGAACAATCCAAGTGGGATTCACTGGTCTCCCCATCACCCCTTGTGTCTTGGCGTGCAGGCTGTACGACTGAGGGCGGGAGACAACTTTTTCTGCTCACACCTTTGCCTCATCCCAAAGTACTATCATCCAAATGCCAGGGATCCTCTAAAAAGTTAGAAAAGGATACATCAAATACGAATGCCCAGCAAGACCCTCTTTTTGATACCATGGGAGATATAGAAGATCGTTTGCTTGAGAATACAAAAGCCATTCAAAATATTGCCTCTGCTACGGCTAGTCAGCCACCATCCCTTTCTGATGTAACTGTGGAGATGGACATATTGCATGTAAGTGATGAAGTGGAATCAATTCCAACCAAAGTTTCTGATAATGATATGACCATCAACGAGGTCACTCGGAAAAGAGATCTTATTTCCCCTGTGAAACTTCCACAAATTGACAACTCATTGCTAGTAATGACTCCATGCTTGAAAATCTCACCGCCGAAGACCTGTGTCCTGCTTGAACCCTCGACAGAATACAACTGTAGGGACAGGAATGGGGCTTATAAAATGACACCATTTCCTGTTGCACGACACTTTTCCACTCAAGATTCAGAATCCTCCAGCTCCGAAGCTGCTGAACATTTGACGAAGAAGTATCCGGAGCTATTTGGAATCAGATTAAGTCAAAACTTGACAAACAGAGGGAAGGCAGCAGATGAATCACCAGACTTGCTTTTTTCACCACCCAAAACTTGTGTTCTGATGGAACTTCCTGTGGAAGAACTATTGACAAATGCAGCCGGTGAGTATCCACTGCCAAAAACTGCATCCCCAGCCTGTCAGCAAACAATTTTCTGTGAACCTAAGCAAAATGATATTCAAGATCTTCCTTTTCCGAAACAATTAAAACATGCAATCAGGATGTTTCCATTTGGTTTtcatcatt
This DNA window, taken from Nicotiana tabacum cultivar K326 chromosome 15, ASM71507v2, whole genome shotgun sequence, encodes the following:
- the LOC107802039 gene encoding uncharacterized protein LOC107802039, which translates into the protein MPTNKFNHTAGKSTARFKSTTRKPLRDVSNATMVKPLGTSFKTKKIHGRENDAVEQVVGEVNVIIDRLLLIRSDFSSVINQIDEVVQVLKLGGKKNGREIESFAHVLCEMQASLKPWVPKFQKTLSDLSTRPEYEHSRPSEAIPLVADNINNAVDSFDDVESPEQSKWDSLVSPSPLVSWRAGCTTEGGRQLFLLTPLPHPKVLSSKCQGSSKKLEKDTSNTNAQQDPLFDTMGDIEDRLLENTKAIQNIASATASQPPSLSDVTVEMDILHVSDEVESIPTKVSDNDMTINEVTRKRDLISPVKLPQIDNSLLVMTPCLKISPPKTCVLLEPSTEYNCRDRNGAYKMTPFPVARHFSTQDSESSSSEAAEHLTKKYPELFGIRLSQNLTNRGKAADESPDLLFSPPKTCVLMELPVEELLTNAAETDGNLDIVESTPMMTESKSIVITGKHPGENTLKKELWVKFEAASRNGIRFNPSTTQKTSEKGFLERLEEVSNAEEEV